From a single Streptomyces sp. 1331.2 genomic region:
- a CDS encoding NAD-dependent epimerase/dehydratase family protein: MRILIMGGTRFVGFHLAGAAIAAGHDVTLLHRGRSGAHLLPEATHLIADRDADLSVLNGREWDATVDVSAYYPRQIRDLAAALGPGAAGRYLLVSSLSVYDTPATPGYTEDSPLRPADGPEPEAVKADTYGILKVQCERAARQAFGPDTLLVRPTYVIGPQDYTRRFDYWVQRLARGGEVLAPGRPDAPIQVVDARDLAAWMLALLERKASGAYHAATPPPHTMGDLLAAVASAVAPDGTAITWVAEDFLRAADVPERALPLWPAHPMVLATSTADPAAALATGLTLRPVAETARDIPAFEPLPDTLTPDREAELLAAWHRR; encoded by the coding sequence ATGCGCATACTGATCATGGGCGGCACCAGGTTCGTCGGCTTCCACCTCGCCGGCGCGGCCATCGCCGCCGGCCACGACGTGACGCTGCTGCACCGCGGCAGGTCCGGCGCCCACCTGCTCCCCGAGGCCACCCACCTGATCGCCGACCGCGACGCGGACCTGTCCGTGCTGAACGGCCGGGAGTGGGACGCCACCGTGGACGTCAGCGCCTACTACCCGCGCCAGATCCGGGACCTGGCCGCCGCACTCGGCCCCGGCGCCGCCGGACGGTACCTGCTGGTCTCCTCCCTGTCGGTCTACGACACCCCGGCCACCCCCGGCTACACGGAGGACTCCCCGCTGCGCCCCGCCGACGGCCCGGAGCCCGAGGCCGTCAAGGCGGACACCTACGGCATCCTCAAGGTCCAGTGCGAGCGCGCGGCCCGGCAGGCCTTCGGCCCCGACACCCTGCTGGTCCGCCCGACGTACGTGATCGGGCCCCAGGACTACACCCGCCGCTTCGACTACTGGGTTCAGCGACTCGCCCGGGGCGGCGAGGTGCTGGCCCCGGGCCGCCCGGACGCGCCGATCCAGGTCGTCGACGCCCGCGACCTCGCCGCCTGGATGCTCGCCCTGCTGGAACGCAAGGCCTCCGGCGCGTACCACGCCGCGACTCCCCCGCCGCACACCATGGGCGACCTGCTGGCCGCCGTCGCCTCGGCGGTCGCCCCGGACGGCACCGCGATCACCTGGGTCGCCGAGGACTTCCTGCGTGCCGCCGACGTCCCTGAGCGCGCCCTCCCGCTCTGGCCCGCCCACCCGATGGTCCTGGCCACCAGCACCGCCGACCCGGCCGCCGCCCTCGCCACCGGGCTCACCCTGCGCCCGGTGGCCGAGACCGCCCGCGACATCCCCGCGTTCGAGCCGCTGCCGGACACCCTGACGCCCGACCGGGAGGCCGAACTCCTCGCCGCCTGGCACCGCCGCTAG
- a CDS encoding WD40 repeat domain-containing protein gives MPERRHARYRDPTSRPAVGSPVRPPAGTSASATTPGPPPGPPPGPPPRETVLTGHTAPVTCVAVSADGRRILSGSADRTLRLWDLATGAELRRWVAHDDGVQCAALSPDGRSAVSGGVWGAARLWDTATGTELRRFPGQEQGCLSAAFSPEGRLVATGCGDHTVRCWDPATGQELRRFPGHTADVAAVAFSPDRRLLLSGAAQTEFGADQVRLWELESGKELRRFGEGLFVVTAVGFAARGALAVATTMDNRLHVWDVATGAETGRFEVGSGNLLCLAVAPDGRWLLIGSGTDYYDAELLADLGIDNRARLVDPADGREAARFEGHTGNVNAVAFTPDGRRAVSASADGTIRLWDLEA, from the coding sequence ATGCCGGAGCGCCGTCATGCCAGGTACCGCGACCCCACCTCCCGGCCCGCCGTCGGGTCCCCCGTCAGGCCCCCCGCCGGGACCTCCGCCTCCGCCACCACCCCCGGGCCCCCACCGGGCCCCCCACCGGGCCCGCCGCCCCGGGAGACCGTCCTCACCGGCCACACTGCCCCCGTGACCTGCGTCGCCGTCTCCGCCGACGGCCGCCGGATCCTGTCCGGCAGCGCGGACCGCACCCTCCGGCTCTGGGACCTCGCCACCGGGGCGGAGCTCCGCCGCTGGGTCGCGCACGACGACGGGGTACAGTGCGCCGCTCTCTCCCCGGACGGCCGGTCCGCGGTGTCCGGCGGCGTCTGGGGGGCCGCGCGCCTGTGGGACACCGCCACCGGCACCGAACTGCGCCGCTTCCCCGGGCAGGAGCAGGGCTGTCTCTCCGCGGCCTTCTCCCCGGAGGGCCGGCTGGTGGCGACCGGCTGCGGGGACCACACCGTCCGCTGCTGGGATCCGGCGACCGGTCAGGAGCTGCGCCGCTTCCCCGGGCACACCGCGGACGTCGCCGCCGTCGCGTTCTCCCCGGACCGCCGGCTGCTGCTCTCCGGCGCCGCCCAGACCGAGTTCGGCGCCGACCAGGTACGGCTGTGGGAGCTGGAGAGCGGGAAGGAGCTGCGCCGCTTCGGCGAGGGGCTGTTCGTGGTCACCGCCGTCGGCTTCGCCGCCCGCGGCGCCCTCGCCGTCGCCACCACCATGGACAACCGGCTGCACGTGTGGGACGTGGCCACCGGCGCCGAGACCGGCCGCTTCGAGGTCGGCTCCGGCAACCTGCTCTGCCTCGCGGTCGCGCCCGACGGCCGGTGGCTGCTGATCGGAAGCGGCACGGACTACTACGACGCGGAACTCCTCGCCGACCTCGGCATCGACAACCGCGCCCGGCTGGTCGACCCGGCGGACGGCCGTGAGGCGGCCCGCTTCGAGGGCCACACCGGGAACGTGAACGCCGTCGCCTTCACCCCGGACGGCCGCCGCGCCGTCTCGGCGAGCGCCGACGGCACGATCCGGCTGTGGGACCTCGAAGCGTAG
- a CDS encoding MFS transporter translates to MTVQPPRGTAHSDPPGASAAGGRADARRWRALAVCLVAGFMTLLDVSIVNVALPTVRAGLHMSESGLQWVLSGYALAFGLVLVPAGRLGDARSRRAVFLTGLALFTAASALAGAAQDQEWLVLARLFQGAAGGVLVPQVSGFIQTLFQGPERGRAFGALGATIGLSTAVGPLLGGLLIHLFGPQDGWRWVFLVNLPIGVAALPIAHRLLPPPPPAAERAGHRDFDPVGVLLLGAGTVALLLPFVQEKQWHSPARWLLLPVAVLLLAAFVGWETHYARRREPLVNMALFRVRPYAAGVLLSLVYFAGFTAIFFIFTLYLQAGLHYSALAAGVAITPFAVGSGVAAAVGGRLVSRLGRRLVVAGLLLVLAGLLASALAVQWWSGPWVGWTTALPLLVAGAGSGLVISPNQTLTLQYVPVARAGSAGGVLQTAQRVGSAVGIAVVGSVFFAHAGGRNPDWALAFQLGVTVAAGLVLVALLVAVADTVAGRPPQRRDAAGGGS, encoded by the coding sequence ATGACCGTCCAGCCTCCGCGCGGCACCGCGCACTCGGACCCGCCCGGCGCCTCCGCCGCCGGAGGGCGGGCCGACGCACGGCGCTGGCGGGCGCTCGCGGTCTGCCTGGTCGCCGGGTTCATGACCCTGCTGGACGTCAGCATCGTCAACGTCGCCCTGCCGACCGTACGGGCCGGGCTGCACATGTCGGAGAGCGGACTGCAGTGGGTGCTCAGCGGCTACGCGCTGGCCTTCGGCCTGGTGCTCGTCCCGGCCGGGCGGCTGGGCGACGCGCGCAGCCGGCGGGCCGTCTTCCTCACCGGGCTCGCCCTGTTCACGGCGGCCAGTGCGCTGGCCGGCGCGGCACAGGACCAGGAGTGGCTGGTGCTGGCCCGGCTGTTCCAGGGCGCGGCGGGCGGCGTGCTCGTCCCGCAGGTCTCCGGCTTCATCCAGACCCTCTTCCAGGGCCCCGAACGGGGCCGGGCCTTCGGCGCGCTCGGCGCGACCATCGGGCTGTCCACCGCCGTCGGCCCGCTGCTCGGCGGCCTGCTGATCCACCTGTTCGGCCCGCAGGACGGCTGGCGCTGGGTGTTCCTGGTCAACCTGCCGATCGGCGTCGCCGCCCTGCCGATCGCCCACCGGCTGCTCCCGCCGCCCCCGCCCGCCGCCGAGCGGGCCGGGCACCGCGACTTCGACCCGGTCGGCGTGCTGCTGCTCGGCGCCGGGACGGTGGCGCTGCTGCTGCCGTTCGTCCAGGAGAAGCAGTGGCACAGCCCGGCCCGCTGGCTGCTGCTGCCGGTGGCGGTGCTGCTGCTGGCGGCCTTCGTCGGCTGGGAGACGCACTACGCGCGGCGGCGGGAGCCGCTGGTGAACATGGCGCTGTTCCGGGTGCGCCCGTACGCGGCGGGGGTGTTGCTGTCGCTGGTGTACTTCGCCGGGTTCACCGCGATCTTCTTCATCTTCACGCTGTACCTGCAGGCGGGCCTGCACTACTCGGCGCTGGCGGCGGGCGTGGCGATCACCCCGTTCGCGGTCGGCTCGGGCGTGGCCGCGGCGGTGGGCGGGCGGCTGGTGAGCCGGCTCGGTCGGCGGCTGGTGGTGGCCGGGCTGCTGCTGGTGCTGGCCGGCCTGCTGGCCTCGGCGCTCGCGGTGCAGTGGTGGTCGGGACCGTGGGTGGGCTGGACGACGGCGCTGCCGCTGCTGGTCGCCGGGGCGGGCAGCGGGCTGGTGATCTCCCCGAACCAGACGCTGACCCTGCAGTACGTGCCGGTCGCCCGGGCGGGCAGCGCGGGCGGCGTGCTGCAGACCGCACAGCGGGTCGGTTCGGCGGTGGGCATCGCGGTGGTCGGCTCGGTGTTCTTCGCCCACGCCGGCGGCCGAAACCCGGACTGGGCGCTCGCCTTCCAACTGGGCGTCACGGTCGCGGCGGGCCTGGTGCTGGTGGCGCTCCTGGTGGCGGTCGCGGACACGGTGGCGGGGCGGCCTCCGCAGCGGCGGGACGCGGCAGGGGGCGGGTCATGA
- a CDS encoding SdrD B-like domain-containing protein, with product MTTTSERTAGAARGPARWRPGDLGGRTLGGAVALAVGIGACSLAAAPSAFPQTGDGTVTVRVIRAVDTTGVWTPALEPGMAGVRVTLTDDAGVGIEGTTKADGTVTLSPAAGKVTGGKYRVQVVNPKPGGLFPAFASRQGLAGAPDQLSSNEEFVDLSGGKKVEFTTGLWSPGDYCQKNAPLVTGCQPAPREGGSAHTLVSFPYGARGVAGTDATVTDLATAEQTGNLYGLAWNRTDKRLFSAASAKRTTAYGPGGPGAIYVTDLAQKKTTLFATVPDAGTTPHGPGNDDAFLPAVGKESLGGIKISDDGKDLLVVNLHDRKLYRYDATKPTAAEPEAAYPIPDPGCPAPGDWRPYGLGLQDGTGYLGGVCSGESTGKTSDLRAVVLPFDPATGVFKSAVLDQPLDYPRGATVGGPCPGAGWFPWQDTFPATQNGQACTGYMANPEPAVAEIAFETDGTMLLAFRDRFGDQSAAGPTAGTMATVLPGGDLDKACPVNGTYVLDTNKGCGATTRGTRFFDTNRIGHNNALNAGMAFSKVENSIATSGYDTNGMAFGYGAGFEKRDGKADGGLRLNPVGPLPPFGKGAAMGDLEVLCDQAPLQIGNRVWYDPERSGLQLPGQRPVPGATVHLYDESGKLVGTAKTTARGEYYFDDSNVEGGLKPKTKYTIRLDNPADYAKGGPLFQWVATEHDVGDNHFVDSKGIVPTGGKYPERALTTGGPGENDHTYDFGFRQQEGALRLVKHDQDGKPLAGAKFQLWHETNGTDGLQPTGDKPDSKVGEPCTTGADGLCGGTGVPGTYYWQEVSPPAGYSAPDVTVFGPLVLTSENLDAGVEVTAVNRLIPTPTPTPTPTPTPTPTPTPTPTETPAPTPTSTPVPAPPAPPVPPGPGPGHLPNTGAGQSIPFAVTGAAALLTLGTALVLLARRRRAVRQG from the coding sequence ATGACGACGACAAGTGAACGAACAGCCGGCGCCGCACGCGGCCCGGCTCGGTGGCGGCCGGGGGACCTCGGCGGCCGCACGCTCGGCGGCGCGGTGGCCCTGGCCGTCGGGATCGGCGCCTGCTCGCTGGCGGCGGCCCCGTCGGCCTTCCCGCAGACCGGCGACGGGACGGTGACGGTCCGGGTGATCCGGGCCGTGGACACCACCGGGGTGTGGACGCCCGCGCTGGAACCGGGCATGGCGGGCGTGAGGGTGACGCTCACCGACGACGCGGGCGTCGGGATCGAGGGCACCACGAAGGCGGACGGCACCGTGACCCTGTCGCCGGCCGCCGGCAAGGTCACCGGCGGCAAGTACCGTGTCCAGGTGGTGAATCCGAAGCCGGGCGGGCTGTTCCCGGCCTTCGCCTCCCGCCAGGGGCTGGCCGGCGCGCCCGACCAGCTCAGCAGCAACGAGGAGTTCGTCGACCTCTCCGGCGGCAAGAAGGTGGAGTTCACCACCGGGCTGTGGAGCCCGGGTGACTACTGCCAGAAGAACGCGCCGCTGGTGACGGGCTGTCAACCGGCGCCCAGGGAAGGCGGATCGGCGCACACGCTGGTCTCCTTCCCGTACGGCGCCCGGGGCGTGGCCGGCACCGACGCGACCGTGACCGACCTGGCCACGGCCGAGCAGACCGGCAACCTCTACGGCCTCGCCTGGAACAGGACCGACAAGCGGCTCTTCTCCGCGGCCTCGGCCAAGCGCACCACCGCGTACGGCCCCGGCGGCCCCGGCGCGATCTACGTGACCGACCTCGCGCAGAAGAAGACCACCCTGTTCGCCACCGTCCCGGACGCCGGCACCACGCCGCACGGCCCGGGCAACGACGACGCCTTCCTGCCCGCGGTGGGCAAGGAGAGCCTCGGCGGCATCAAGATCAGCGACGACGGCAAGGACCTCCTCGTCGTCAACCTCCACGACCGCAAGCTCTACCGCTACGACGCCACCAAGCCCACGGCCGCCGAGCCCGAGGCCGCCTACCCGATCCCCGACCCGGGCTGCCCGGCCCCCGGGGACTGGCGACCGTACGGCCTCGGCCTGCAGGACGGCACCGGCTACCTCGGCGGGGTCTGCTCCGGCGAGTCGACCGGCAAGACCTCGGACCTGCGGGCCGTGGTGCTGCCCTTCGACCCGGCCACCGGCGTGTTCAAGAGCGCCGTGCTGGACCAGCCGCTCGACTACCCGCGCGGCGCCACGGTCGGCGGTCCCTGCCCCGGCGCCGGCTGGTTCCCGTGGCAGGACACCTTCCCGGCCACGCAGAACGGCCAGGCCTGCACCGGGTACATGGCCAACCCCGAGCCGGCGGTGGCGGAGATCGCCTTCGAGACCGACGGCACGATGCTGCTCGCCTTCCGGGACCGCTTCGGCGACCAGTCGGCGGCCGGACCGACGGCCGGCACGATGGCCACCGTCCTGCCCGGCGGTGACCTCGACAAGGCCTGCCCGGTGAACGGCACCTACGTGCTGGACACCAACAAGGGCTGCGGGGCCACCACCCGGGGCACCCGGTTCTTCGACACCAACCGGATCGGCCACAACAACGCCCTGAACGCCGGAATGGCGTTCTCCAAGGTCGAGAACTCCATCGCGACCTCGGGCTACGACACCAACGGCATGGCCTTCGGCTACGGCGCGGGCTTCGAGAAGCGCGACGGCAAGGCCGACGGAGGCCTGCGCCTCAATCCGGTCGGACCGCTCCCGCCGTTCGGCAAGGGCGCCGCGATGGGCGACCTCGAAGTGCTCTGCGACCAGGCACCGCTGCAGATCGGCAACCGGGTCTGGTACGACCCGGAGCGCAGCGGCCTCCAACTGCCGGGCCAGCGCCCGGTTCCGGGCGCCACCGTCCACCTGTACGACGAGTCGGGGAAGCTGGTCGGCACGGCGAAGACCACGGCGCGCGGCGAGTACTACTTCGACGACAGCAACGTCGAGGGCGGCCTCAAGCCGAAGACCAAGTACACGATCCGGCTGGACAACCCGGCCGACTACGCCAAGGGCGGGCCGCTGTTCCAGTGGGTCGCCACCGAACACGACGTCGGCGACAACCACTTCGTCGACTCGAAGGGCATCGTCCCGACCGGCGGGAAGTACCCGGAACGGGCGCTGACCACCGGCGGGCCCGGCGAGAACGACCACACCTACGACTTCGGCTTCCGTCAACAGGAGGGCGCGCTGCGCCTGGTCAAGCACGACCAGGACGGCAAACCGCTGGCGGGCGCCAAGTTCCAGCTGTGGCACGAGACCAACGGCACCGACGGGCTGCAGCCGACCGGCGACAAGCCCGACAGCAAGGTCGGCGAACCGTGCACGACCGGCGCCGACGGGCTCTGCGGTGGCACCGGGGTGCCGGGGACGTACTACTGGCAGGAGGTGAGCCCGCCCGCGGGCTACTCGGCGCCTGACGTCACGGTGTTCGGGCCGCTGGTCCTCACCTCCGAGAACCTCGATGCCGGTGTCGAGGTGACGGCCGTGAACCGGCTGATCCCGACCCCGACGCCCACCCCGACCCCGACGCCCACCCCGACCCCGACGCCCACCCCGACCCCGACCGAGACGCCGGCACCGACGCCGACGTCGACCCCGGTGCCGGCACCTCCGGCACCTCCGGTCCCGCCGGGCCCCGGGCCCGGGCACCTGCCCAACACCGGTGCGGGCCAGTCGATCCCGTTCGCCGTGACGGGCGCAGCGGCGCTGCTCACCCTCGGTACGGCGCTGGTGCTGCTGGCCCGTAGGCGCAGGGCCGTCCGGCAGGGTTAG
- a CDS encoding protein kinase domain-containing protein: MSTGRSLAEVIAADGPLAPRDAARVGAQVLAALVRGHREGLVHGAVEPARVQLEGGRAVLAEFADGPYDGDPEYLAPERTAGRAPGPETDLWSLGATLFTAVEGRPPFPGRRPGPAERPPEPRRAGTLAPVIASLLRPDPGQRPGAEWTGHMLDRVAAGLTVGPATAEALPARETVAVAAPAGPPTGPPAPRAAGARRRPGVWVAALVLALAVLGGVVFLLVGRGGTHHQAGTASPSVPPSATGPPSGVQPPSTEPSAPQTTPATPTTTPTTPSPTTPPPATESPSPAAPSTPAPSTPAQTPGAEVPPGYVRTTDPAGFSFAAPIGWTRTDNGMGAGDYSPDNRGHILRFTVVPNPAGQAPLDGFLQIERSLTQQGGYSRIDLRTNTYQGNPGASWEFTFGSAHLGAQSFLAPNGTEYTVYLSTPESDWAAYQPVLATALNTFTIP; the protein is encoded by the coding sequence ATGAGCACTGGGCGGAGCCTCGCCGAGGTGATCGCCGCCGACGGGCCGTTGGCGCCCCGGGACGCGGCCCGGGTCGGCGCGCAGGTTCTGGCCGCGCTCGTCCGGGGGCACCGGGAGGGGCTGGTGCACGGGGCTGTCGAGCCGGCCCGGGTGCAGCTGGAGGGCGGGCGGGCCGTACTCGCCGAGTTCGCGGACGGCCCGTACGACGGGGATCCCGAGTACCTGGCCCCGGAGCGGACCGCCGGGCGGGCGCCAGGCCCGGAGACGGATCTGTGGTCACTCGGTGCCACGCTGTTCACGGCCGTCGAGGGCCGGCCGCCGTTCCCCGGCAGACGGCCGGGCCCGGCGGAGCGGCCGCCGGAGCCCCGGCGAGCCGGGACGCTCGCGCCGGTCATCGCGTCGCTGCTGCGCCCGGACCCGGGGCAGCGGCCGGGGGCGGAGTGGACCGGGCACATGCTCGACCGGGTGGCGGCGGGCCTGACCGTCGGCCCGGCGACGGCCGAGGCGCTGCCGGCCCGGGAGACGGTCGCGGTTGCGGCACCGGCCGGGCCGCCGACCGGACCACCGGCTCCCCGGGCGGCGGGGGCGCGGCGGCGGCCCGGGGTGTGGGTGGCGGCCCTGGTCCTCGCGCTGGCGGTGCTCGGCGGGGTGGTGTTCCTGCTGGTCGGCCGCGGGGGGACGCACCACCAGGCGGGCACGGCGAGCCCGTCGGTGCCTCCGTCGGCGACCGGGCCGCCGTCGGGCGTCCAGCCGCCGAGCACCGAACCGTCGGCTCCGCAGACCACACCCGCGACGCCCACGACGACGCCCACCACCCCGTCGCCGACCACTCCCCCGCCGGCCACCGAGTCGCCGTCGCCCGCGGCGCCCAGCACCCCGGCCCCCAGCACCCCGGCGCAGACCCCCGGGGCCGAGGTGCCGCCCGGCTACGTCCGGACCACCGACCCGGCGGGTTTCAGCTTCGCGGCGCCCATCGGCTGGACCAGGACCGACAACGGCATGGGCGCCGGCGACTACTCGCCGGACAACCGTGGCCACATCCTGCGATTCACCGTCGTCCCCAACCCGGCCGGACAGGCCCCCCTCGACGGTTTCCTCCAGATCGAGCGGTCACTGACCCAGCAGGGCGGTTACTCCCGGATCGACCTGCGCACCAACACCTACCAGGGCAACCCGGGCGCCTCCTGGGAGTTCACCTTCGGCTCGGCCCACCTGGGCGCGCAGTCCTTCCTCGCCCCGAACGGCACCGAGTACACCGTCTACCTCTCCACCCCGGAGTCCGACTGGGCCGCCTACCAGCCCGTCCTCGCCACCGCGCTGAACACCTTCACGATCCCGTGA